In one Trichlorobacter lovleyi SZ genomic region, the following are encoded:
- a CDS encoding putative bifunctional diguanylate cyclase/phosphodiesterase — MNSLESRSILIIDDDDALRRSIVGYLEDTGFEVHQARNGYEGIRKFEELLPSLVLTDLMMPELDGLGVVNAIRQHSPDTPIVVISGNGSVGYAIETMRQGAWDYITKPIHDFSVLEEVISTVTARSEEARASRKRLEELERSVDEQTAQLQDADLRDPLTGLPTRNHLQELFTRAVKKNDFPGSLFVMLLDLDNLKSVNKTLGHACGDRVLVETANRLLELQTEQRVVGRLGADQFIIMVVDCHEVHGCITAVRQLLAIPYTTGPEELFVTGCIGISVFPHDGESLDRLLQNANAALSQAKQLGTNKYAFYSRDLGERLRERMVRESGLHRALERDEFFLEYQPKIAVQTGMVCGMEALLRWQPTTQGSQVSPSEFIPILEETGMIVEVGNWVLETACRQHLLWQQQGMPPLTLSVNISAVQFHAGNLPETIAALIQQTGIAPDCLCLELTESIVMQDIEQTVATLHRLREQGIKLSIDDFGTGYSSLNYLQRMPLTELKIDRSFVMNLPQDTSAIAIVDSVLTLSKSLNLTVVAEGVETPQQAAFLTARQCHQLQGYLFSRPLGAAAFEAFVDFSCKTVR, encoded by the coding sequence ATGAACAGCTTAGAATCACGTTCAATTCTGATCATTGACGATGATGACGCCCTGCGGCGCAGTATTGTCGGGTACCTTGAAGACACCGGATTTGAAGTACATCAGGCACGCAACGGATATGAAGGGATCAGGAAGTTTGAAGAACTGTTGCCGAGTCTGGTACTGACCGACCTGATGATGCCGGAACTGGACGGTCTGGGAGTGGTTAACGCCATCCGGCAGCACTCGCCGGATACGCCGATTGTCGTTATCTCGGGCAACGGCTCGGTGGGTTATGCCATCGAAACCATGCGGCAGGGGGCCTGGGATTACATCACCAAACCGATTCATGATTTTTCCGTGCTTGAAGAGGTCATCAGCACGGTGACAGCCCGTTCGGAAGAGGCCCGTGCAAGCCGCAAGCGGCTTGAAGAACTGGAAAGGTCCGTAGACGAACAGACCGCCCAGCTGCAGGATGCCGACCTGCGTGACCCTCTGACCGGCCTGCCTACCAGAAACCATCTTCAGGAACTGTTTACCCGGGCCGTCAAAAAGAATGACTTTCCCGGCAGCCTGTTTGTCATGCTGCTCGATCTTGACAACCTCAAGTCGGTCAACAAGACCCTGGGGCACGCCTGCGGCGACCGTGTCCTGGTGGAGACGGCCAACCGCCTGCTGGAACTTCAGACCGAGCAACGGGTGGTGGGCAGACTGGGGGCAGACCAGTTCATCATCATGGTGGTTGACTGCCATGAGGTACATGGCTGCATCACGGCAGTGCGGCAACTGCTTGCCATTCCGTACACCACAGGACCGGAGGAACTGTTTGTCACCGGCTGTATCGGCATTTCCGTCTTCCCCCATGATGGCGAATCGCTGGACAGGCTGCTGCAAAACGCCAATGCGGCCCTTTCACAGGCCAAACAACTGGGCACCAACAAGTATGCATTCTACTCCAGGGATCTGGGAGAACGGCTCAGAGAGCGGATGGTACGGGAGTCCGGGCTGCACCGGGCCCTGGAGCGCGACGAGTTTTTCCTGGAATATCAGCCCAAGATTGCCGTTCAAACCGGCATGGTCTGCGGCATGGAGGCGCTGTTGCGCTGGCAGCCGACCACGCAGGGCAGCCAGGTCTCCCCGTCTGAATTCATTCCGATCCTTGAAGAAACCGGTATGATTGTCGAGGTGGGCAACTGGGTGCTGGAGACCGCCTGCAGACAACATCTGCTCTGGCAGCAGCAAGGGATGCCCCCGCTCACCCTGTCGGTCAACATCTCGGCGGTACAGTTCCATGCCGGCAACCTGCCGGAGACGATTGCCGCACTGATCCAGCAGACCGGCATAGCCCCGGACTGCCTCTGTCTTGAACTGACCGAGAGCATTGTCATGCAGGATATTGAGCAGACCGTTGCCACCCTGCACCGGCTGCGGGAACAGGGAATCAAGCTCTCGATTGACGACTTCGGCACCGGCTACTCCTCACTGAACTACCTGCAACGGATGCCGCTGACCGAACTGAAGATTGACCGTTCCTTTGTCATGAACCTGCCCCAGGACACGAGCGCCATTGCCATTGTTGACTCTGTGCTGACCCTCTCAAAGAGTCTGAACCTGACTGTTGTGGCCGAAGGGGTGGAAACACCGCAGCAGGCAGCCTTTCTGACCGCCCGTCAATGCCATCAGCTGCAGGGGTATCTCTTCAGCAGACCGCTGGGCGCTGCTGCATTTGAGGCGTTTGTTGATTTTTCCTGTAAAACAGTCCGCTAG